From Synoicihabitans lomoniglobus, the proteins below share one genomic window:
- a CDS encoding DegT/DnrJ/EryC1/StrS family aminotransferase — MKVPFLDLSRPHRELRSEILAAFAETYDAGRFCLGADVTAFEAEFAAASGATSAVGVANGTAALHAVARALNLGPGDDVIVPAFTFIASAWTASYVGAKPVFCDVDPVTFNATAETIAAAITPQTKAIVVVHLFGQAADMDPILALGRERDLPVIEDCAQAHLATYHGRPVGTMGVAGTFSFYPTKNLGGVGEGGAVISQDEGLLDQVRLLRVHGSNVRYQHDAIGYNYRMEGLQAAALRVKLKHLERYTAGRRKIAARYRDGITLADTILPQPAPWGDSVYHQFTLLHPRREALREHLAAHDIGTDLIYPRALHQQPCYADVGPAEGALPVAEKTARNCLSLPIFPELTDAEIDHVITTINAF; from the coding sequence ATGAAGGTTCCGTTTTTAGATCTCTCCCGCCCACACCGCGAGTTGCGCAGCGAAATTCTCGCGGCATTTGCCGAAACTTACGACGCCGGACGGTTCTGTCTCGGGGCGGATGTCACCGCCTTTGAAGCCGAATTTGCGGCGGCATCGGGCGCGACCAGTGCCGTCGGGGTGGCCAACGGCACGGCCGCGTTGCACGCCGTGGCCCGCGCCCTGAATCTCGGTCCGGGCGACGACGTGATCGTGCCGGCCTTTACATTTATTGCGAGTGCCTGGACGGCGAGTTACGTCGGAGCGAAACCCGTTTTTTGTGATGTCGATCCGGTCACATTCAACGCCACGGCGGAAACCATCGCCGCCGCGATTACGCCACAGACCAAAGCGATCGTGGTGGTGCATCTGTTCGGTCAAGCGGCGGATATGGATCCGATTCTCGCGCTCGGTCGCGAGCGCGACCTGCCCGTGATCGAGGATTGCGCGCAAGCGCATCTGGCCACCTATCACGGTCGCCCGGTGGGCACGATGGGCGTGGCGGGAACGTTCAGTTTTTATCCAACTAAAAACCTGGGCGGCGTGGGCGAGGGCGGCGCCGTTATTTCGCAGGATGAGGGTTTGCTCGACCAGGTTCGTCTGCTGCGCGTGCACGGTTCCAATGTCCGCTACCAGCACGACGCCATTGGCTACAACTATCGCATGGAAGGCCTGCAGGCCGCCGCGCTGCGGGTGAAGTTGAAGCATCTTGAACGCTACACGGCCGGTCGACGGAAGATCGCGGCGCGGTATCGTGACGGTATCACATTGGCCGATACAATTCTGCCGCAGCCCGCACCGTGGGGAGATTCCGTCTATCACCAGTTCACGCTGTTGCATCCGCGACGCGAGGCATTGCGCGAACACCTGGCTGCGCACGACATCGGCACCGATTTGATCTATCCGCGCGCGCTCCACCAGCAACCGTGTTACGCGGATGTTGGACCGGCGGAAGGCGCGTTGCCCGTCGCCGAAAAGACGGCGCGGAACTGCCTGAGTCTGCCGATTTTCCCCGAGCTTACGGACGCGGAAATCGATCACGTGATCACTACGATCAACGCGTTTTAA
- the cobA gene encoding uroporphyrinogen-III C-methyltransferase → MITFRARELIAAADVLVYDYLVHPDLVDWCQPGCEIVYVGKKAGFHAVPQSEIEALLVDRAKAGKQVVRLKGGDPYVFGRGGEEARTLAADGIRFEVVPGVTASLAAGAYAGIPLTQRNTSSSLVLVTGHEDPNKHELQVDWAKLGGLRNTTLAIYMGMSRLPDIMTGLQDGGLDPATPVAVVQWASLGRQRSLTGTVATVADAVTEAGLKAPAIIIVGEVVRHQETVDWFEQLSLFGRRVAITRTREGNSGLRAKLEHLGAEVIELPLINVVPDVDPTLLVEIFSELGTYDWIVFTSAHGVKVFFEQVMRAYADIRALGLLRFACVGDATAREIEKYHLKVECRPEAATAEALADALIATDSLDSAKVVVVTGNLNRDTLVAKLEQEGRAIVDLLPLYRTEKLDLSEHPAAHDFRDKGADAVLFASSSAAEAYAAQGDSLKLGPTATVPQCGSMGPQTSASLRELGLAVDFEAAAPGLDELVTALVTHLND, encoded by the coding sequence TTGATAACGTTCCGCGCGCGCGAATTGATCGCGGCGGCGGATGTCCTGGTCTATGACTACTTGGTGCACCCCGATTTGGTGGACTGGTGTCAGCCGGGCTGCGAAATCGTCTATGTGGGTAAAAAGGCCGGATTTCACGCCGTGCCGCAGAGCGAGATCGAGGCGCTTTTGGTTGATCGCGCTAAGGCGGGCAAGCAGGTCGTGCGGCTCAAAGGCGGCGACCCCTACGTCTTCGGGCGCGGTGGCGAAGAAGCCCGCACGTTGGCCGCAGATGGGATTCGCTTTGAAGTGGTGCCGGGCGTCACGGCGTCGTTGGCGGCCGGCGCTTACGCGGGGATCCCGCTCACGCAGCGCAATACCAGCTCGTCGCTTGTCTTGGTCACGGGTCACGAAGATCCCAACAAGCACGAGTTGCAGGTGGATTGGGCCAAACTGGGCGGACTGCGCAATACGACGCTGGCCATCTATATGGGCATGAGTCGTTTGCCCGATATTATGACCGGCCTGCAAGACGGCGGACTCGACCCGGCGACGCCTGTGGCCGTGGTGCAATGGGCATCGCTCGGACGGCAGCGCAGTTTGACGGGAACCGTCGCCACCGTGGCGGATGCCGTGACGGAAGCCGGATTGAAAGCCCCGGCGATCATCATCGTGGGCGAAGTCGTTCGCCACCAGGAAACGGTGGATTGGTTCGAGCAGTTGTCGCTGTTCGGACGGCGCGTGGCCATCACTCGGACCCGCGAGGGCAACAGCGGTTTACGAGCGAAACTCGAACATTTGGGGGCCGAAGTCATCGAGTTGCCCTTGATCAATGTCGTGCCCGACGTCGACCCGACGCTTCTCGTCGAAATATTCTCGGAACTCGGCACCTACGATTGGATCGTCTTCACCAGCGCCCACGGCGTGAAAGTCTTTTTTGAGCAAGTGATGCGGGCCTATGCCGACATTCGTGCGCTCGGCCTGCTGCGTTTCGCTTGTGTCGGAGACGCCACCGCCCGCGAAATCGAAAAATATCACCTCAAGGTCGAGTGCCGACCCGAGGCGGCGACGGCGGAGGCGTTGGCCGATGCGTTGATTGCCACCGACAGCTTGGACAGCGCCAAGGTCGTGGTGGTCACGGGCAACCTGAATAGGGACACGTTGGTCGCAAAGCTGGAGCAGGAAGGCCGGGCCATCGTCGATCTACTGCCGCTTTATCGCACTGAGAAACTGGATCTCAGCGAACATCCCGCCGCCCATGATTTTCGAGACAAAGGCGCGGATGCCGTCTTGTTTGCCAGTTCCTCGGCCGCCGAAGCGTATGCGGCTCAGGGAGATTCGCTCAAACTCGGTCCGACGGCCACCGTTCCGCAGTGCGGATCGATGGGACCGCAAACCTCGGCTTCGTTGCGTGAGCTGGGACTTGCGGTCGACTTCGAAGCCGCGGCACCGGGCTTGGACGAACTGGTCACGGCGCTTGTAACCCACTTGAACGACTAG